In Plasmodium falciparum 3D7 genome assembly, chromosome: 13, the following are encoded in one genomic region:
- a CDS encoding mitochondrial import inner membrane translocase subunit TIM9, putative: MEKSLDLSAFNKSDRDKILKKINKAEYEDTMNTYNSIVERCFNECITSFRSKELDNNENNCILNCVKKFSIFSQRIGMKFTQNLNNEMQKKT, encoded by the coding sequence atggagaaGTCTTTAGATTTGAGCGCTTTTAATAAATCTGACAGAGATAAAATATTGAAGAAAATCAACAAAGCAGAATATGAAGATACtatgaatacatataattcGATTGTGGAAAGGTGTTTTAACGAATGCATAACATCCTTTCGTTCAAAAGAACTAGacaataatgaaaataattgtatACTAAATTGTGTAAAAAAGTTTTCCATCTTCTCACAGAGAATTGGTATGAAGTTTACACAAAATTTGAATAATgaaatgcaaaaaaaaacataa
- a CDS encoding mitochondrial carrier protein, putative: MDITNKNEEEKKKNKNKILVCGLISGILTKTLFAPFDRIKLFYQIQPMFNQFKKEEKTNLEKEKHNYHNKKVAILNHNIILKNTTNVENKLKSNNQQSLCLTKNDDKTKLRFHLVKRQNVTFLNFKKKINSLKGINKSKNQINKLNKINHHHNHNHPHNNNNNNYSYNYYRMIQNQNIKHDFFSTYNKQVGTKNINKYIPSYYNIQSSPHKMCKKILLNYYPNVNHIHNNIKHMKHMEHIKHIKLVNKNYKNLYRNRNNNITYNFGKQIKYIQRSYIKNPEASIKYRNIIQSFFFIIKEEGVLGLWKGNFVNTIRGGIVYSAKFGTNDIIKDKLKKAKIKQKNVYNNNNNNNNNMDIQNSCQNNSNISTNNTFNYYESITAGYISGIIQKTLSYPLDLLSIRMALGVNEKYLTNNNPILYKKKSIMEMIYEIIQKEGFSGFYKGYIPTLLTGVPYVTLQMLFFDLYKNIFQTYSSNHYNNIPTLALYSSLAGSLSNLTSLIIVFPGDTVRKRMMNNGIDNKNYIYKNTLHCIKNIYYREGIRNFYHGLFPSMLKCIPSGAIQFMSYEILKHLISKN, translated from the coding sequence ATGGATATaacaaacaaaaatgaagaagagaaaaaaaaaaataaaaataaaatcttAGTATGTGGACTAATTTCAGGAATACTCACAAAAACGCTGTTTGCCCCCTTTGATCGTATAAAACTATTTTATCAAATCCAACCTATGTTTAatcaatttaaaaaagaagaaaaaacaaatttagaaaaagaaaaacacaattatcataataaaaaagtagCAATTCTTAATCATaacattattttaaaaaatactaCGAACgtagaaaataaattaaagtCAAATAATCAACAAAGTTTATGCCTTACCAAAAATGATGACAAAACAAAGTTACGCTTCCATTTGGTTAAAAGACAAAATGTGACGTTTctgaattttaaaaaaaaaataaattcattgaaaggaataaataaaagtaaaaatcaaataaataaattaaataaaataaatcatcatcataatcataatcatcctcataataataataataataattattcttataattattatcgaATGATACAAAATCAAAATATCAAACATGACTTTTTTTCAACATATAACAAACAAGTAggtacaaaaaatataaataagtatatcccaagttattataatattcagAGTAGCCCTCATAAAatgtgtaaaaaaatattacttaATTATTACCCAAACGTAAatcatattcataataatataaaacatatgaaACATATGGaacatataaaacatatcaaacttgtaaataaaaattataaaaatctaTATCgtaatagaaataataatataacatataattttggaaagcaaataaaatatattcaaagaTCATACATTAAAAATCCAGAGGCATCAATAAAATATCGGAATATTATACAaagctttttttttattataaaagaagaaggGGTTTTAGGATTATGGAAAGGTAATTTTGTTAATACGATAAGAGGAGGAATTGTATATTCAGCGAAATTTGGAACGAATGATATAATtaaagataaattaaaaaaagcaaaaataaaacaaaaaaatgtttacaataataataataataataataataatatggatatacaaaatagttgtcaaaataatagtaatatttcAACAAACAAtacatttaattattatgaaagTATAACAGCTGGATATATTTCGggaattatacaaaaaacTCTCTCATATCCATTAGATTTATTAAGTATACGTATGGCTTTAGGCGtcaatgaaaaatatttaacaaataataatcctattttatataaaaaaaaatcgaTTATGGAAAtgatatatgaaataatacaaaaagaaGGATTTTCTGGTTTTTACAAAGGATATATTCCAACATTATTAACAGGAGTACCATATGTTACATTACAAATGTTATTCTTTGAcctttataaaaacatattccAAACATATTCATCAAaccattataataatattcctaCTTTAGCTTTGTATTCATCATTAGCAGGATCTTTAAGTAATCTTACATCACTAATTATTGTCTTCCCAGGAGATACCGTAAGAAAAAGAATGATGAATAATGgtattgataataaaaattatatttataaaaatactttacattgtataaaaaatatttattatcgtGAAGGAATTCGAAATTTCTATCATGGATTATTTCCATCAATGTTGAAATGTATACCTTCAGGTGCTATACAATTTATGTCCTACGAAATATTAAAGCATCTCAtctcaaaaaattaa
- a CDS encoding DNA repair endonuclease XPF, putative → MYPLYYEKKIVKKLIEQDSLIILADGFNELNILAIFIFYYQNRCLWDEQYINNDNIFFDLFNLNKYNKTYDNGHIKVVQDDGQEKNIQNESTTKYTLNKNKIQNDNEVEYYIDDSDNSDESKKYDKSKKYDKSKKYDKFDVTTCRKNIIDNLFDNYTYKEPNNEFPKNNNEIILLDHPEEKEKTEIKENDIDINKKNDNCNNMCNINKSQNNHLKDMCTQNKLIFILNVTPKEYNIFLKYQLSLYEQINEIDERYNDKIKINYFKTEYIRDQKSHERIEMYIKRGVYFISSNVLLIDLLTFKIIPEIIDGIFICKNHRLIYNMKEIFIIELYRKRNKFGFIKGISNNKKLINHQHIVNLAQKLFMKRIYCYPRFHKHIHISLNNKFLQPHIYEINLDIPNVLLKIEENILNILHYLNLEIKKNYNFHDFDLNPLLYSENAEAYVLNYIKTKTLNYNTKKLLKEIITLVNMLCNLFIYDSLIFYNYLNNLKEADKECIWLYCNEANEIFYLSRERNNQFLNQMDILVNQNDINNTQNIINVIQYDNNYFHKSYQVKKESNQLYNWVYELVYNRDIEKNQYEKIIEQKERIKNKNLMKKKFILNKKKHNESNKKPLNHNKHTEDRTSIILNNNINIKHSKNGNSNSNTTENNNKRRKIIKLQKFNDNNSNNENMYNLIKKEKDHIIQIKSSDTEDNSVNNKNGIIKSDEHIVINDHKECKYQMDKINLDQRNDNNIMHMYKNQTKINKSMDKIEYPIVIIVDNFYMQKEFYNLLLHTNDDKVKNTDSITNPNNNHNNNNSGDNNFECDKHLNILIKDEKENKITDNYITDDSVSSQESFNNNNNNNNVNMSNNANLFNLQNNPFNIPYDMIKNKTRNLKYIKPHIYILCINKNYENIYTKDNFVQTLHQKIDAINKKHDIEPNREDEIKLNEQSEVDGKSKKNAKKKKKEKKKDHHNKQQTNDEQNILKNDDHLGDDNFFQINEYCGNLDFLEIFLMTIKPYRIILTTLDLNIFRNVEIYCARLFQYSIYQLHEEKYFKYIMKYEKDNFIYVKNNENNINKTDDNKNDDNKNDKNDDNKNNNNSNNNNNNDYNDNNNNKKNKCYIHNNNHSSSSINTNSTYYNKDHQNNLIKTEMKDDNNTFQGKKKKKKKNESIYEPIDVFNKLKIWNDMCNNVEVFLIFFKNNIHYNKYLNKVKVEKSNWINFLENRNNLRFELDRNVFNKNEELFKNVINSYLKFQQRFKDNKKNITNFNQSLCDEFKSFQDVKIDEYAVENNNVLLDNHYNNFISMEEEEMFIKNYQNKMNKNISSFTFDEKIIQQIQEILHKFSIDSFNLNFILYSIFNNTKPIVIVDIRELKSDLTYKLYKSKMHIIPYSLLVGDYILTKDICVERKSIIDLIQSLNNNRLYNQINQMSKYYQTYVLLIEFNNKNLFYFASLNDKYSVYTKLIMICIQFPKLKILWSPFSLFTVKLFWSLKVNASQPDIFKSLHIDMTLQKNVREEYIISKNKVKKAKEVDDQNNSTGTKQIKDKEIQEDNNRKNDELVVQTNNHLEVQTNDHLEVEKNDHLEVQTNDHLEVQKNDHVEVQKNDHVEVQKNDEENVENKQETYKYETIYDLFDKNLYHLQNIEDDQEIKKVENVTNWNAIEILKSLPGVNEKNMHYLINNIKSLRHLCEQTLEQLENYMSKSNAKLLYDFLNENIS, encoded by the coding sequence atgtaTCCACTATACTATGAGAAAAAAATCGTAAAGAAATTGATAGAACAAGATTCCTTAATAATATTAGCAGATGGATTTAATGAACTAAACATTTTagcaatttttatattttattatcaaaacAGGTGTTTATGGGatgaacaatatataaataacgataacatattttttgatttattcaatttgaataaatataataaaacatatgaCAACGGACATATAAAAGTGGTACAGGATGATggacaagaaaaaaatatacaaaatgaaagTACCACAAAATATacgttaaataaaaataaaatacaaaatgataatgaaGTGGAATATTATATAGACGACTCGGATAATTCTGATGAATCTAAAAAATATGACAAGTCTAAAAAATATGACAAGTCTAAAAAATATGACAAATTCGATGTTACCACCTGTCGAAAAAACATAATAGATAACCTTTTTGATAACTATACATATAAGGAACCAAATAATGAATTTCCAAAAAATAACaatgaaattatattattagacCATCCtgaggaaaaagaaaaaacggAGATAAAGGAAAATGACATTGATATTAATAAGAAGAATgataattgtaataatatgtgTAATATTAACAAATCACAAAACAATCATTTAAAAGATATGTGCACCCAAAATAAActgatttttatattaaacgTCACTCCTAAAGaatacaatatttttttgaaatatcaATTATCCTTATATGAACAAATTAATGAAATAGATGAAagatataatgataaaataaaaataaattatttcaaaACTGAATATATAAGAGATCAAAAATCACACGAAAGAATAGAGATGTATATAAAGAGAGGTGTGTACTTCATTTCTTCTAATGTGCTACTAATAGATTTATtaacatttaaaataattccTGAAATTATTGAtggaatatttatttgtaaaaatCATAGattgatatataatatgaaagaaatatttattatcgaGTTATATaggaaaagaaataaatttgGTTTTATTAAAGGaataagtaataataaaaaattaataaatcatcAACATATTGTTAATTTAGCTCAGAAATTATTTATGAAAAGAATTTATTGTTATCCAAGATTTCAtaaacacatacatatatcgttaaataataaatttttacaaCCACacatatatgaaattaaTCTTGATATTCCAAAtgttcttttaaaaatagaagaaaatatacttaatattttacattacCTTAAtctagaaataaaaaaaaattataattttcatgaTTTTGATTTAAAccctttattatattctgaAAATGCAGAAGCATATGTACTTAACTATATTAAGACAAAAACACTTAATTATAATACTAAAAagttattaaaagaaattattacatTAGTTAATATGTTATgtaatttgtttatatatgattcacttatattttataattatcttaataatttaaaagaagcAGATAAGGAATGTATTTGGTTATATTGTAATGAGGCTAAcgaaattttttatttatcaaGAGAAAGAAATAACCAATTTTTAAATCAAATGGATATATTAGTCAatcaaaatgatataaataatacacaaaatattattaatgtcATACagtatgataataattattttcataaatcATATCAAGTTAAAAAAGAATCTAATCAATTATATAATTGGGTATATGAATTAGTTTATAATAgagatattgaaaaaaacCAGTATGAAAAGATAATTGAACAGAAAGAAAgaatcaaaaataaaaatctcatgaaaaaaaaatttatattaaataaaaaaaaacataacgaatcaaataaaaaaccTCTGAACCATAACAAACATACAGAAGACAGAACATCTATTATATTAAacaataacataaatataaaacattcaAAAAAtggtaatagtaatagtaatactacagaaaataacaataaacgaaggaaaataataaaattacaaaaatttaatgataataatagtaataatgaaaatatgtataatttaataaaaaaagaaaaggatcatattatacaaataaaatctTCAGATACTGAAGATAATTCtgttaataacaaaaatggtATTATTAAATCTGATGAACATATAGTTATTAATGATCACAAAGAATGTAAATACCAGATGGATAAAATAAACCTTGATCAAAGAAATGATAATAACATTAtgcatatgtataaaaatcaaacaaaaataaataaatcaatgGATAAGATAGAATATccaatagtaataatagttgacaatttttatatgcaaaaagaattttataatttgctTCTTCACacaaatgatgataaagTTAAAAATACGGATAGCATAACTAACCCAAacaataatcataataataacaatagtgGTGACAATAATTTTGAGTGTGACaaacatttaaatatacttattaaagacgaaaaagaaaataaaattactGACAATTATATTACCGACGATTCTGTTAGTTCTCAAGAaagttttaataataataataataataataatgtcaACATGTCAAATAATGCAAACCTTTTCAATCTACAAAATAATCCTTTTAATATCCCTTATGATatgattaaaaataaaacacgcaatctcaaatatattaaaccacatatatatattttatgcatAAATAAGAactatgaaaatatttatacaaaagATAATTTTGTTCAAACGCTACATCAAAAAATTGATGCAATAAATAAGAAGCACGATATAGAGCCCAATCGCGAAGAcgaaattaaattaaatgaacaaaGTGAAGTAGATGGGAAATCCAAAAAAAatgccaaaaaaaaaaaaaaagaaaaaaagaaagaccATCACAATAAACAACAAACGAATGACGAACAAAATATTCTTAAGAACGATGACCATTTGGGagatgataatttttttcaaataaatgaatattgtGGAAATTTGGATTTTTTAGAAATATTCTTAATGACAATTAAACCGTATCGTATAATTTTGACGACCCTTgatttgaatatttttaggAATGTCGAAATATATTGTGCTCGTCTTTTTCAATATAGTATATACCAATTACATgaggaaaaatattttaagtaTATCATGAAGTATGAGAaggataattttatatatgttaaaaataatgaaaataatattaataaaacggacgataataaaaatgatgataataaaaatgataaaaatgatgataataaaaataataataatagtaataataataataataatgattataatgacaataataataataagaagaacaaatgttatattcataataataatcatagtTCCAGCAGTATCAACACAAATTCTAcctattataataaagacCACCAAAATAATCTCATAAAAACAGAAATGaaggatgataataatacatttcaaggtaaaaaaaaaaaaaaaaaaaaaaatgaatccATATATGAACCAATTGATGTAttcaataaattaaaaatatggaatGATATGTGCAACAATGTAGAAGtgtttttaatattctttaagaataatatacattacaataaatatttaaacaaaGTTAAAGTTGAAAAATCCAACTGGATAAATTTTCTTGAGAATCGAAATAATTTACGTTTTGAATTAGATAGAAATGTATTCAACAAAAATGAAGAACTgtttaaaaatgttataaattcatatttaaaatttcaaCAAAGatttaaagataataaaaagaatataacaAACTTTAACCAATCCTTATGTGATGAATTTAAAAGTTTCCAAGATGTTAAAATTGATGAATATGCtgtagaaaataataatgttctATTAGATAATCATTATAACAATTTTATAAGTatggaagaagaagaaatgtttataaaaaattatcaaaataaaatgaataaaaatatttcttcttttacatttgatgaaaaaattatacaacaAATTCAAGAAATTCTACACAAATTTTCAATAGATTCATTTAatcttaattttatattatacagtatttttaataacacAAAACCTATTGTTATTGTGGATATAAGAGAATTAAAATCTGatttaacatataaattatataaaagtaaaatgCATATTATACCATATTCATTATTAGTAGGAGATTATATATTAACCAAAGATATATGTGTTGAAAGAAAATCAATAATCGATTTAATACAAtccttaaataataatagattATATAATCAAATAAATCAAATGTCTAAATATTATCAAACTTATGTATTACTCATTGAatttaataacaaaaatttattttattttgcatcattaaatgataaatattcaGTCTACACAAAACTCATTATGATATGCATTCAATTTCCTAAACTCAAAATATTGTGGAGTCCCTTTTCTCTTTTTACTGTCAAACTTTTCTGGTCATTAAAAGTTAATGCTAGTCAACCCGACATTTTCAAATCACTACATATTGATATGACCCTACAAAAAAATGTTCGAGAGGAGTATATTATAAGTAAAAATAAGGTTAAGAAGGCAAAGGAGGTGGATGATCAAAATAATTCAACAGGTACAAAGCAAATTAAGGATAAAGAGATACAAGAGGATAATAATCgaaaaaatgatgaattaGTAGTTCAGACAAATAACCATCTGGAAGTTCAAACAAATGACCACCTGGAAGTTGAAAAAAATGACCACCTGGAAGTTCAAACAAATGACCACCTGGAAGTTCAAAAAAATGACCACGTGGAAGTTCAAAAAAATGACCACGTGGAAGttcaaaaaaatgatgaagaaaatgtagAGAATAAACAAGAGACATATAAATACGAAACCATATATGATCtttttgataaaaatttatatcatttacaaaatatagaagatgatcaagaaataaaaaaggttGAAAATGTAACAAATTGGAATGCAATCGAAATTTTAAAAAGTCTACCAGGggtaaatgaaaaaaatatgcattatctaataaataatattaaatcattAAGACATTTATGTGAACAAACATTAGAGCAAttagaaaattatatgagCAAATCTAATGCTAAATTGTTGTatgattttttaaatgaaaatatatcataa